In Tripterygium wilfordii isolate XIE 37 chromosome 23, ASM1340144v1, whole genome shotgun sequence, one genomic interval encodes:
- the LOC119993507 gene encoding DNA-directed RNA polymerase 3, chloroplastic isoform X1, which translates to MASSTAAYAMSHRAQIQYPTWPKPPKSTKAHKNLHFLSTPTAHTLSNAGAVSSSSSPFPVNPKSPSSSLHFQPFRDAVQDNIIENLENSISFQIPTDLDSETSEIISHESRRSIFILDPPWISTLFLKGLYKKTNQDLNRECKEIEKTKYNLLRRRQIKEETEAWERMVEEYRQLEREMCERKLAPNLPHVKGLFLGWLEPLRDAIETEQKSQRSKKQKVAFAPHIDLLPADKMALIVMHKLMGLVMVGHDNGCVQVVQAAVQIGMAIEQEVRIHSFLEKTKDYLKKNTIINSQDGLEKDKEMVRKRVKSVKSLIKRKRLTEVQKLVKNDETKPWGRDTQAKLGSRLIELLIETAFVQPPVNQSADTPPDVRPAFRHKLKTVGKNTGQRIAKKYGVIECDPLILTGLDRSQAKHMLIPYVPMLVPPKKWRGYDKGGHLFLPSYLMRTHGSKKQQDVLKSVPAKDMGKVFEALDTLGSTKWRVNRRVLAVVESIWTSGGKIAGLVDREDIPIPEKPHSEDVTDIQEWKWNVRKIKKINRERHSLRCDTELKLSVAQKLKNEEGFYYPHNLDFRGRAYPMHAHLNHLNSDLCRGVLEFAEGRPLGRSGLRWLKIHLANLFSGGVEKLSHDGRLAFVENHLDDIFDSAENPVNGKRWWLTAEDPFQCLAACINLSEALKNSSPHTVISHLPIHQDGSCNGLQHYAALGRDNMEAAAVNLVAREKPADVYSEIAARVHEIIRRDSNKDPATNPNALLAKVLIDQVDRKLVKQTVMTSVYGVTFIGAREQIKKRLEEKGLITDDKLLFSAACYAAKVTLTALGEIFQAARGIMGWLGDCAKVIASEDQPVQWTTPLGLPVVQPYCKSERHLIRTSLQIIALQRESNSVQVRKQRTAFPPNFVHSLDGSHMMMTAVACRDADLRFAGVHDSFWTHACDVDLMNRILREKFVELYRVPILENLLESFQTSYPRLKFPPLPQRGNFDMQEVLKSPYFFN; encoded by the exons ATGGCTTCTTCAACAGCCGCCTACGCCATGAGCCACAGAGCTCAAATTCAATATCCAACATGGCCTAAGCCCCCAAAATCCACCAAAGCCCACAAAAACCTCCACTTCCTCTCCACCCCTACCGCTCACACTCTCTCCAATGCGGGGGCAGTCTCCTCCTCATCCTCTCCCTTCCCTGTTAACCCCAAATCCCCCTCTTCCTCACTTCACTTCCAACCCTTTCGAGACGCGGTTCAGGACAATATCATTGAGAATCTCGAAAATTCGATCAGTTTTCAAATACCCACCGACTTAGACTCCGAAACTAGTGAAATTATCAGTCACGAATCACGAAGGAGTATCTTCATTTTGGACCCGCCATGGATTTCTACCCTTTTCTTGAAGGGTTTGTATAAGAAAACGAACCAGGATTTGAATCGAGAGTGCAAGGAAATCGAGAAGACAAAGTACAATCTGTTGAGGAGGCGGCAGATTAAGGAAGAGACTGAGGCATGGGAGAGGATGGTGGAGGAGTATAGGCAATTGGAGAGGGAAATGTGTGAGAGGAAGTTGGCGCCGAACTTGCCGCATGTCAAGGGATTGTTCTTGGGGTGGTTGGAGCCGTTGAGGGATGCAATAGAGACAGAGCAAAAGTCGCAGCGGTCAAAGAAGCAGAAGGTAGCTTTTGCGCCCCACATTGACTTGTTACCGGCTGATAAGATGGCGCTCATTGTTATGCATAAGTTGATGGGGTTGGTGATGGTGGGGCACGACAATGGCTGTGTTCAGGTTGTGCAGGCTGCAGTGCAGATTGGCATGGCTATTGAGCAGGAG GTTAGGATTCATAGTTTCCTGGAGAAAACGAAGGATTACCTAAAAAAGAATACAATAATCAATTCTCAAGATGGTCTGGAAAAGGACAAGGAGATGGTCAGGAAACGTGtgaaaagcgtgaaaagcttaATCAAAAGGAAAAGACTCACTGAAGTGCAAAAGCTAGtgaaaaatgatgaaactaaACCTTGGGGTAGAGATACACAAGCTAAG CTCGGGAGCCGTCTGATTGAACTGTTGATTGAAacagcttttgtacaacctcCAGTTAATCAGTCAGCAGATACTCCACCTGATGTTCGACCTGCATTTAGGCACAAATTGAAAACTGTGGGGAAGAACACTGG GCAGAGAATAGCAAAGAAGTACGGAGTTATAGAATGTGATCCCCTTATTCTTACTGGGCTTGATAGATCT CAGGCTAAGCATATGTTGATTCCTTATGTGCCGATGCTGGTGCCACCTAAGAAATGGAGAGG ATATGACAAGGGCGGCCACTTATTTTTACCTTCTTATCTGATGCGCACTCACGGGTCTAAGAAGCAACAAGATGTACTGAAGAGTGTTCCTGCAAAGGATATGGGGAAAGTTTTTGAG GCCCTGGATACCCTTGGAAGCACCAAATGGAGGGTGAATAGGCGAGTGCTTGCTGTGGTGGAGAGCATCTGGACAAGTGGTGGCAAAATTGCAGGCTTAGTTGATCGTGAAGAT ATTCCCATACCAGAGAAGCCACACTCGGAGGATGTAACAGACATCCAAGAATGGAAATGGAATgtgagaaaaataaagaagattaaTCGAGAGAGGCATTCCCTACGATGTGACACTGAACTTAAACTCTCT GTGgctcaaaaattgaaaaatgaggaAGGCTTTTATTATCCTCACAATCTTGATTTTCGAGGCCGTGCTTATCCAATGCATGCACATTTGAATCATCTAAATTCTGATTTGTGTCGAGGAGTTCTTGAATTTGCTGAAGGACGACCATTAGGAAGGTCTGGATTACGATGGTTGAAGATTCATTTAGCAAACCTTTTCTCTGGCGGGGTTGAGAAGCTTTCTCATGATGGTCGCCTTGCATTTGTCGAGAATCATCTGGATGATATTTTTGATTCGGCAGAAAACCCTGTTAATGGAAAGCGCTGGTGGTTAACAGCAGAAGATCCTTTTCAGTGCTTAGCTGCTTGTATTAATCTTTCGGAGGCCTTAAAGAACTCGTCACCTCATACAGTGATATCCCACCTGCCAATTCATCAG GATGGCTCATGTAATGGCCTGCAGCACTATGCTGCCCTTGGGAGAGACAAT ATGGAAGCGGCAGCAGTGAACTTAGTTGCTAGAGAGAAACCTGCTGATGTTTACTCGGAAATTGCTGCGAG GGTTCATGAAATTATCAGAAGGGACAGCAACAAGGACCCTGCTACGAATCCAAATGCTTTACTAGCCAAGGTCCTAATTGATCAGGTTGATCGGAAGTTGGTTAAACAGACGGTGATGACTTCAGTATATGGTGTCACTTTTATTGGGGCACGagagcaaataaaaaaaagactaGAGGAGAAGGGTCTTATTACAGATGATAAACTTCTTTTTTCTGCTGCTTGTTATGCTGCTAAA GTGACATTGACTGCCCTTGGAGAGATATTCCAAGCTGCACGTGGCATAATGGGTTGGCTTGGCGATTGTGCAAAG GTTATTGCTTCTGAAGATCAACCAGTGCAGTGGACTACTCCACTTGGTCTTCCTGTTGTGCAACCTTACTGTAAAAGCGAACGACATCTG ATAAGAACTTCTCTTCAGATTATCGCCTTGCAGCGGGAGAGTAATTCC GTTCAAGTCAGAAAACAGAGAACTGCTTTTCCTCCAAATTTTGTGCATTCACTAGATGGTTCACACATGATGATGACTGCTGTTGCTTGCCGGGATGCTGATTTACGCTTTGCAG GCGTGCATGACTCTTTCTGGACACATGCATGTGATGTGGATTTGATGAATCGGATACTTCGTGAAAAATTTGTGGAGCTCTATAGAGTGCCAATACTGGAAAAT TTGCTTGAAAGCTTCCAGACATCATATCCGAGATTGAAATTCCCTCCTCTCCCACAGAGGGGCAACTTTGACATGCAAGAGGTTCTCAAATCCCCATATTTTTTTAACTGA
- the LOC119993507 gene encoding DNA-directed RNA polymerase 3, chloroplastic isoform X2: protein MASSTAAYAMSHRAQIQYPTWPKPPKSTKAHKNLHFLSTPTAHTLSNAGAVSSSSSPFPVNPKSPSSSLHFQPFRDAVQDNIIENLENSISFQIPTDLDSETSEIISHESRRSIFILDPPWISTLFLKGLYKKTNQDLNRECKEIEKTKYNLLRRRQIKEETEAWERMVEEYRQLEREMCERKLAPNLPHVKGLFLGWLEPLRDAIETEQKSQRSKKQKVAFAPHIDLLPADKMALIVMHKLMGLVMVGHDNGCVQVVQAAVQIGMAIEQEVRIHSFLEKTKDYLKKNTIINSQDGLEKDKEMVRKRVKSVKSLIKRKRLTEVQKLVKNDETKPWGRDTQAKLGSRLIELLIETAFVQPPVNQSADTPPDVRPAFRHKLKTVGKNTGQRIAKKYGVIECDPLILTGLDRSAKHMLIPYVPMLVPPKKWRGYDKGGHLFLPSYLMRTHGSKKQQDVLKSVPAKDMGKVFEALDTLGSTKWRVNRRVLAVVESIWTSGGKIAGLVDREDIPIPEKPHSEDVTDIQEWKWNVRKIKKINRERHSLRCDTELKLSVAQKLKNEEGFYYPHNLDFRGRAYPMHAHLNHLNSDLCRGVLEFAEGRPLGRSGLRWLKIHLANLFSGGVEKLSHDGRLAFVENHLDDIFDSAENPVNGKRWWLTAEDPFQCLAACINLSEALKNSSPHTVISHLPIHQDGSCNGLQHYAALGRDNMEAAAVNLVAREKPADVYSEIAARVHEIIRRDSNKDPATNPNALLAKVLIDQVDRKLVKQTVMTSVYGVTFIGAREQIKKRLEEKGLITDDKLLFSAACYAAKVTLTALGEIFQAARGIMGWLGDCAKVIASEDQPVQWTTPLGLPVVQPYCKSERHLIRTSLQIIALQRESNSVQVRKQRTAFPPNFVHSLDGSHMMMTAVACRDADLRFAGVHDSFWTHACDVDLMNRILREKFVELYRVPILENLLESFQTSYPRLKFPPLPQRGNFDMQEVLKSPYFFN, encoded by the exons ATGGCTTCTTCAACAGCCGCCTACGCCATGAGCCACAGAGCTCAAATTCAATATCCAACATGGCCTAAGCCCCCAAAATCCACCAAAGCCCACAAAAACCTCCACTTCCTCTCCACCCCTACCGCTCACACTCTCTCCAATGCGGGGGCAGTCTCCTCCTCATCCTCTCCCTTCCCTGTTAACCCCAAATCCCCCTCTTCCTCACTTCACTTCCAACCCTTTCGAGACGCGGTTCAGGACAATATCATTGAGAATCTCGAAAATTCGATCAGTTTTCAAATACCCACCGACTTAGACTCCGAAACTAGTGAAATTATCAGTCACGAATCACGAAGGAGTATCTTCATTTTGGACCCGCCATGGATTTCTACCCTTTTCTTGAAGGGTTTGTATAAGAAAACGAACCAGGATTTGAATCGAGAGTGCAAGGAAATCGAGAAGACAAAGTACAATCTGTTGAGGAGGCGGCAGATTAAGGAAGAGACTGAGGCATGGGAGAGGATGGTGGAGGAGTATAGGCAATTGGAGAGGGAAATGTGTGAGAGGAAGTTGGCGCCGAACTTGCCGCATGTCAAGGGATTGTTCTTGGGGTGGTTGGAGCCGTTGAGGGATGCAATAGAGACAGAGCAAAAGTCGCAGCGGTCAAAGAAGCAGAAGGTAGCTTTTGCGCCCCACATTGACTTGTTACCGGCTGATAAGATGGCGCTCATTGTTATGCATAAGTTGATGGGGTTGGTGATGGTGGGGCACGACAATGGCTGTGTTCAGGTTGTGCAGGCTGCAGTGCAGATTGGCATGGCTATTGAGCAGGAG GTTAGGATTCATAGTTTCCTGGAGAAAACGAAGGATTACCTAAAAAAGAATACAATAATCAATTCTCAAGATGGTCTGGAAAAGGACAAGGAGATGGTCAGGAAACGTGtgaaaagcgtgaaaagcttaATCAAAAGGAAAAGACTCACTGAAGTGCAAAAGCTAGtgaaaaatgatgaaactaaACCTTGGGGTAGAGATACACAAGCTAAG CTCGGGAGCCGTCTGATTGAACTGTTGATTGAAacagcttttgtacaacctcCAGTTAATCAGTCAGCAGATACTCCACCTGATGTTCGACCTGCATTTAGGCACAAATTGAAAACTGTGGGGAAGAACACTGG GCAGAGAATAGCAAAGAAGTACGGAGTTATAGAATGTGATCCCCTTATTCTTACTGGGCTTGATAGATCT GCTAAGCATATGTTGATTCCTTATGTGCCGATGCTGGTGCCACCTAAGAAATGGAGAGG ATATGACAAGGGCGGCCACTTATTTTTACCTTCTTATCTGATGCGCACTCACGGGTCTAAGAAGCAACAAGATGTACTGAAGAGTGTTCCTGCAAAGGATATGGGGAAAGTTTTTGAG GCCCTGGATACCCTTGGAAGCACCAAATGGAGGGTGAATAGGCGAGTGCTTGCTGTGGTGGAGAGCATCTGGACAAGTGGTGGCAAAATTGCAGGCTTAGTTGATCGTGAAGAT ATTCCCATACCAGAGAAGCCACACTCGGAGGATGTAACAGACATCCAAGAATGGAAATGGAATgtgagaaaaataaagaagattaaTCGAGAGAGGCATTCCCTACGATGTGACACTGAACTTAAACTCTCT GTGgctcaaaaattgaaaaatgaggaAGGCTTTTATTATCCTCACAATCTTGATTTTCGAGGCCGTGCTTATCCAATGCATGCACATTTGAATCATCTAAATTCTGATTTGTGTCGAGGAGTTCTTGAATTTGCTGAAGGACGACCATTAGGAAGGTCTGGATTACGATGGTTGAAGATTCATTTAGCAAACCTTTTCTCTGGCGGGGTTGAGAAGCTTTCTCATGATGGTCGCCTTGCATTTGTCGAGAATCATCTGGATGATATTTTTGATTCGGCAGAAAACCCTGTTAATGGAAAGCGCTGGTGGTTAACAGCAGAAGATCCTTTTCAGTGCTTAGCTGCTTGTATTAATCTTTCGGAGGCCTTAAAGAACTCGTCACCTCATACAGTGATATCCCACCTGCCAATTCATCAG GATGGCTCATGTAATGGCCTGCAGCACTATGCTGCCCTTGGGAGAGACAAT ATGGAAGCGGCAGCAGTGAACTTAGTTGCTAGAGAGAAACCTGCTGATGTTTACTCGGAAATTGCTGCGAG GGTTCATGAAATTATCAGAAGGGACAGCAACAAGGACCCTGCTACGAATCCAAATGCTTTACTAGCCAAGGTCCTAATTGATCAGGTTGATCGGAAGTTGGTTAAACAGACGGTGATGACTTCAGTATATGGTGTCACTTTTATTGGGGCACGagagcaaataaaaaaaagactaGAGGAGAAGGGTCTTATTACAGATGATAAACTTCTTTTTTCTGCTGCTTGTTATGCTGCTAAA GTGACATTGACTGCCCTTGGAGAGATATTCCAAGCTGCACGTGGCATAATGGGTTGGCTTGGCGATTGTGCAAAG GTTATTGCTTCTGAAGATCAACCAGTGCAGTGGACTACTCCACTTGGTCTTCCTGTTGTGCAACCTTACTGTAAAAGCGAACGACATCTG ATAAGAACTTCTCTTCAGATTATCGCCTTGCAGCGGGAGAGTAATTCC GTTCAAGTCAGAAAACAGAGAACTGCTTTTCCTCCAAATTTTGTGCATTCACTAGATGGTTCACACATGATGATGACTGCTGTTGCTTGCCGGGATGCTGATTTACGCTTTGCAG GCGTGCATGACTCTTTCTGGACACATGCATGTGATGTGGATTTGATGAATCGGATACTTCGTGAAAAATTTGTGGAGCTCTATAGAGTGCCAATACTGGAAAAT TTGCTTGAAAGCTTCCAGACATCATATCCGAGATTGAAATTCCCTCCTCTCCCACAGAGGGGCAACTTTGACATGCAAGAGGTTCTCAAATCCCCATATTTTTTTAACTGA
- the LOC119993507 gene encoding DNA-directed RNA polymerase 3, chloroplastic isoform X3, with amino-acid sequence MASSTAAYAMSHRAQIQYPTWPKPPKSTKAHKNLHFLSTPTAHTLSNAGAVSSSSSPFPVNPKSPSSSLHFQPFRDAVQDNIIENLENSISFQIPTDLDSETSEIISHESRRSIFILDPPWISTLFLKGLYKKTNQDLNRECKEIEKTKYNLLRRRQIKEETEAWERMVEEYRQLEREMCERKLAPNLPHVKGLFLGWLEPLRDAIETEQKSQRSKKQKVAFAPHIDLLPADKMALIVMHKLMGLVMVGHDNGCVQVVQAAVQIGMAIEQEVRIHSFLEKTKDYLKKNTIINSQDGLEKDKEMVRKRVKSVKSLIKRKRLTEVQKLVKNDETKPWGRDTQAKLGSRLIELLIETAFVQPPVNQSADTPPDVRPAFRHKLKTVGKNTGQRIAKKYGVIECDPLILTGLDRSQAKHMLIPYVPMLVPPKKWRGYDKGGHLFLPSYLMRTHGSKKQQDVLKSVPAKDMGKVFEALDTLGSTKWRVNRRVLAVVESIWTSGGKIAGLVDREDIPIPEKPHSEDVTDIQEWKWNVRKIKKINRERHSLRCDTELKLSDGSCNGLQHYAALGRDNMEAAAVNLVAREKPADVYSEIAARVHEIIRRDSNKDPATNPNALLAKVLIDQVDRKLVKQTVMTSVYGVTFIGAREQIKKRLEEKGLITDDKLLFSAACYAAKVTLTALGEIFQAARGIMGWLGDCAKVIASEDQPVQWTTPLGLPVVQPYCKSERHLIRTSLQIIALQRESNSVQVRKQRTAFPPNFVHSLDGSHMMMTAVACRDADLRFAGVHDSFWTHACDVDLMNRILREKFVELYRVPILENLLESFQTSYPRLKFPPLPQRGNFDMQEVLKSPYFFN; translated from the exons ATGGCTTCTTCAACAGCCGCCTACGCCATGAGCCACAGAGCTCAAATTCAATATCCAACATGGCCTAAGCCCCCAAAATCCACCAAAGCCCACAAAAACCTCCACTTCCTCTCCACCCCTACCGCTCACACTCTCTCCAATGCGGGGGCAGTCTCCTCCTCATCCTCTCCCTTCCCTGTTAACCCCAAATCCCCCTCTTCCTCACTTCACTTCCAACCCTTTCGAGACGCGGTTCAGGACAATATCATTGAGAATCTCGAAAATTCGATCAGTTTTCAAATACCCACCGACTTAGACTCCGAAACTAGTGAAATTATCAGTCACGAATCACGAAGGAGTATCTTCATTTTGGACCCGCCATGGATTTCTACCCTTTTCTTGAAGGGTTTGTATAAGAAAACGAACCAGGATTTGAATCGAGAGTGCAAGGAAATCGAGAAGACAAAGTACAATCTGTTGAGGAGGCGGCAGATTAAGGAAGAGACTGAGGCATGGGAGAGGATGGTGGAGGAGTATAGGCAATTGGAGAGGGAAATGTGTGAGAGGAAGTTGGCGCCGAACTTGCCGCATGTCAAGGGATTGTTCTTGGGGTGGTTGGAGCCGTTGAGGGATGCAATAGAGACAGAGCAAAAGTCGCAGCGGTCAAAGAAGCAGAAGGTAGCTTTTGCGCCCCACATTGACTTGTTACCGGCTGATAAGATGGCGCTCATTGTTATGCATAAGTTGATGGGGTTGGTGATGGTGGGGCACGACAATGGCTGTGTTCAGGTTGTGCAGGCTGCAGTGCAGATTGGCATGGCTATTGAGCAGGAG GTTAGGATTCATAGTTTCCTGGAGAAAACGAAGGATTACCTAAAAAAGAATACAATAATCAATTCTCAAGATGGTCTGGAAAAGGACAAGGAGATGGTCAGGAAACGTGtgaaaagcgtgaaaagcttaATCAAAAGGAAAAGACTCACTGAAGTGCAAAAGCTAGtgaaaaatgatgaaactaaACCTTGGGGTAGAGATACACAAGCTAAG CTCGGGAGCCGTCTGATTGAACTGTTGATTGAAacagcttttgtacaacctcCAGTTAATCAGTCAGCAGATACTCCACCTGATGTTCGACCTGCATTTAGGCACAAATTGAAAACTGTGGGGAAGAACACTGG GCAGAGAATAGCAAAGAAGTACGGAGTTATAGAATGTGATCCCCTTATTCTTACTGGGCTTGATAGATCT CAGGCTAAGCATATGTTGATTCCTTATGTGCCGATGCTGGTGCCACCTAAGAAATGGAGAGG ATATGACAAGGGCGGCCACTTATTTTTACCTTCTTATCTGATGCGCACTCACGGGTCTAAGAAGCAACAAGATGTACTGAAGAGTGTTCCTGCAAAGGATATGGGGAAAGTTTTTGAG GCCCTGGATACCCTTGGAAGCACCAAATGGAGGGTGAATAGGCGAGTGCTTGCTGTGGTGGAGAGCATCTGGACAAGTGGTGGCAAAATTGCAGGCTTAGTTGATCGTGAAGAT ATTCCCATACCAGAGAAGCCACACTCGGAGGATGTAACAGACATCCAAGAATGGAAATGGAATgtgagaaaaataaagaagattaaTCGAGAGAGGCATTCCCTACGATGTGACACTGAACTTAAACTCTCT GATGGCTCATGTAATGGCCTGCAGCACTATGCTGCCCTTGGGAGAGACAAT ATGGAAGCGGCAGCAGTGAACTTAGTTGCTAGAGAGAAACCTGCTGATGTTTACTCGGAAATTGCTGCGAG GGTTCATGAAATTATCAGAAGGGACAGCAACAAGGACCCTGCTACGAATCCAAATGCTTTACTAGCCAAGGTCCTAATTGATCAGGTTGATCGGAAGTTGGTTAAACAGACGGTGATGACTTCAGTATATGGTGTCACTTTTATTGGGGCACGagagcaaataaaaaaaagactaGAGGAGAAGGGTCTTATTACAGATGATAAACTTCTTTTTTCTGCTGCTTGTTATGCTGCTAAA GTGACATTGACTGCCCTTGGAGAGATATTCCAAGCTGCACGTGGCATAATGGGTTGGCTTGGCGATTGTGCAAAG GTTATTGCTTCTGAAGATCAACCAGTGCAGTGGACTACTCCACTTGGTCTTCCTGTTGTGCAACCTTACTGTAAAAGCGAACGACATCTG ATAAGAACTTCTCTTCAGATTATCGCCTTGCAGCGGGAGAGTAATTCC GTTCAAGTCAGAAAACAGAGAACTGCTTTTCCTCCAAATTTTGTGCATTCACTAGATGGTTCACACATGATGATGACTGCTGTTGCTTGCCGGGATGCTGATTTACGCTTTGCAG GCGTGCATGACTCTTTCTGGACACATGCATGTGATGTGGATTTGATGAATCGGATACTTCGTGAAAAATTTGTGGAGCTCTATAGAGTGCCAATACTGGAAAAT TTGCTTGAAAGCTTCCAGACATCATATCCGAGATTGAAATTCCCTCCTCTCCCACAGAGGGGCAACTTTGACATGCAAGAGGTTCTCAAATCCCCATATTTTTTTAACTGA